Within Streptomyces roseirectus, the genomic segment GCCCCGCCGGCGACGACGCCGTACGGGACGTCCGACTGGGGCTCGCGCTGCGCCGGTTGCCCGTGGAGACGCTGATCGCCAACAGGGTCGTCCCGGACGAGGAGGGATGGCTCGCCGGACTCGCCGCGCAGCAGCGCAAGGCGCTGGCGGAGTGGGACGCCGAAACGGTCGCCCACCTCGGCAGGGACCCGCGCGGACTCGACGACCTGCACACCCTCGCCGTCCCCCCGGTCGCACCGCCCGCCCCGTCCGTCGAGTGGCCCGTCACCGAACAGGACGGCGTCTTCACCTGGACGCTGCCCCTGCCCGGCGCCGTCCGCGGCGAGCTGGACCTGATCCGCCGGGGCGACGAACTCGTCGTCACCGTCGGCCCGTTCAAACGCATCGTCGCGCTCCCCTCCGTGCTCAGGCGCTGCACCGTGGAGGGCGCCTCGCTCAGGGACGGCGAGCTGAGGGTCCGGTTCGCGCCGGATCCGCAGTTGTGGCCCCGCGAGCGGTGAAGGACATACCGCCGTTCGGGTACCGTCGTAAGGACGAGCCGTAGGGAGACGTCATGAGCAGCGACGACAGCGAGGCGCGCGAGGCGGTCGACGAGAGGCCGCACGCCACGGACGACGACGCCTGGGCCACCGCCTGCGAAGAGGACCTGGCCGCCGAGAAGGCCCGCCGCCGCGCCCAGTACGGCCCGCCCCCCGGCTCGGCCGGCGAGGAACTGCGCAAACTCTTCGACGCCGTCTCCGACAAACTCTCCGGCCTCCAGTCCCCGCTCCTCGGCGCGGTCGCGGGTCCGGCCGCGCAGCAGGTCGTCCGCCAGGTCGTCCAGCAGGCCAAGTCCGTCGTCGAACCCGTCGTCGAACGCAACCCCGACGTCTTCGACCACCTCGCCGCCGCCGGAAACGAACTCCTCGCCGCCTACCGCTCCGCCGTCCAGAAGCAGGAAGCCCGCTGGACGAAGGACGACGACAAGGACGACGGCACGGGGCCGGGCCAGCGCATCGACGTCGACTGAGGGGTTCACTGTCGGTCGGCCTCACCGCCACCCTCCGGTACGGTGGCCGTAGCGGGGCTCGACCGAAACTGAGGGATTCATGGGACTCACCATCGGCGTCGACATCGGCGGCACGAAGATCGCGGCCGGGGTGGTCGACGAGGAAGGCACCATCCTGTCGACCCACAAGGTGCCGACCCCGGGCACGCCCGAGGGCATCGTGGACGCCATCGCCTCCGCCGTCGAGGGAGCGCGCGCCGGGCACGAGATCGTGGGCGTCGGCATCGGCGCCGCCGGTTACGTCAACCGCCAGCGCTCCACCGTCTACTTCGCGCCCAACATCGACTGGCGCAACGAGCCGCTGAAGGAGAAGGTCGAGCAGCGCACCGGCCTTCCCGTGGTCGTCGAGAACGACGCGAACGCCGCCGCCTGGGGCGAGTACAAGTTCGGCGCGGGCAAGGGCCACCGCAACGTCATCTGCATCACCCTCGGCACCGGCCTCGGCGGCGGCATCATCATCGGCAACAAGCTCCGCCGGGGCCACTTCGGCGTCGCCGCCGAGTTCGGCCACATCCGCATGGTGCCGGACGGCCTCCTGTGCGGCTGCGGCTCCCAGGGCTGCTGGGAGCAGTACGCCTCCGGCCGCGCCCTCGTCCGCTACGCCAAGCAGCGCGCCAACGCGGCCCCCGAGAACGCCGAGATCCTGCTCGGCCTCGGCGACTCCACACCCGACGGCATCGAGGGCAAGCACATCTCGATGGCGGCGAGGCAGGGCGACCCGGTCGCGGTCGACTCCTACCGCGAGCTGGCCCGCTGGGTAGGCGCGGGCCTGGCCGACCTGGCGTCCCTCTTCGACCCGTCGGCGTTCATCATCGGCGGCGGCCTGTCGGACGAGGGCGAACTGGTCCTGGACCCGATCCGCAAATCGTACAAACGCTGGCTGGTGGGCGGCAACTGGCGCCCGGTGGCGGACGTCCTGGCAGCAAGCCTCGGAAACGACGCGGGCTTGGTAGGAGCAGCGGACCTGGCAAGGGAACCAGACCCGATCATGTGAGGCGCGCCCTTCAAGGGGCGTAAGGGGAGCGCTTTTAGGGGCGCGGGGCTGTATCGATGTGCGGCTACCGCCGCGTGGGCGCGACCAACCACACGTGGCGGTACTCGCGGACAACCTCAGCGCCCCTTCGCGTAG encodes:
- a CDS encoding DUF5304 domain-containing protein, which gives rise to MSSDDSEAREAVDERPHATDDDAWATACEEDLAAEKARRRAQYGPPPGSAGEELRKLFDAVSDKLSGLQSPLLGAVAGPAAQQVVRQVVQQAKSVVEPVVERNPDVFDHLAAAGNELLAAYRSAVQKQEARWTKDDDKDDGTGPGQRIDVD
- a CDS encoding ROK family glucokinase, with translation MGLTIGVDIGGTKIAAGVVDEEGTILSTHKVPTPGTPEGIVDAIASAVEGARAGHEIVGVGIGAAGYVNRQRSTVYFAPNIDWRNEPLKEKVEQRTGLPVVVENDANAAAWGEYKFGAGKGHRNVICITLGTGLGGGIIIGNKLRRGHFGVAAEFGHIRMVPDGLLCGCGSQGCWEQYASGRALVRYAKQRANAAPENAEILLGLGDSTPDGIEGKHISMAARQGDPVAVDSYRELARWVGAGLADLASLFDPSAFIIGGGLSDEGELVLDPIRKSYKRWLVGGNWRPVADVLAASLGNDAGLVGAADLAREPDPIM